In the Deltaproteobacteria bacterium CG2_30_66_27 genome, CGGGCCGGACGGGGCCTCGTCGGCCTTGACCGGCACCTTTTCCACGACCGGGGAGGCGGGAGGCGCCGGGGTGGTGATCGATTTCCGCATCCCGGCTTTGAGGCCTTCGGTGCCGGAACACCCCGTCAACGTCAGGATGAACGTTCCCGCCACCAGGACCGACAGCGTGGTGCGGCGAAAGTGGTGCATGTAACCCCCTTTCAACATCAGGCTAATAGGCTATTAGACTGTCAGGCTCCTCAGAATAAATCTAATTGTGTCTTTATTGCTTCTACTACCATATTCATTTCATCATCGGAAACCGAACCTATGCGCTTCGATAAACGTTGTTTACTGACGGTAGCCAACTGATCGGCCATCGCCTTCCCTTTTTTCCCGGCAACGGTTATGTATGCTTCACTTGGAAATAACCGATCCGTATTACTTGTAATAGGTACTACCTGAACACGAATCAGGTATTTATTCGCGGCGTTGTTGCTGACGATAATTGCTGGCCGTTTCTTCCTGATTTCCCCTCCGATGGAAGGGTCGAAATGAACCCACCAGACGTCACCGCGAATCATGCGTTATGTCCCCGAAGGTCGCTTCGGTCCACTCCAATGCCTCGGCCTCTCGTTTTGCATCCTTTGCCATCCTTGCGTACTCCCCCTCCATGAGGGGTTTCACGACATGAGGACGAACAAGTTCCTCGACGAATTTACTGATTTTTCTTGGACCGATCACCTTATGGAGTCCTTCGTAAACGTCCTCTGCGATTGCGATCGTCAATTTTTTCTGCATGGGGAACCTCCTGATAGCCTGTTAGCCTGCAGTCTGTTTTGGCTGATTTGAAAGGACGATTTTCGCCTGTTGCACCGTGTGGAGATCGCTCCCGTAGCGGTCGTAAAGGCCTGCGTCGCGCATCGATTCGGCGGTGGTCTTCACCTGGACGCCGTAGAAGCCGCTGAAGCTCCCCAGGTTCCCCTGGAAGGAGCAGCCCAGGTCGCGAAGATACGCGAGGAGGGGGTTTGCGGCGGCGTCGGACGAACGGCGGGAGTGCCCGTTGCCCCCCGGTGCATGCATCCCTTGCCCGTTGGGCCCATGTGAACGTTCCGCGGAACCGTTCCCCCTGCCGGGAAACAGGCTGCGAAAGCTCTCCAATATCCCGCCGTTGCCCGCGGGGTGCCCCGCCGGTTCGAGCAGGTGGCCGAGGGCGCCGCGGATCCCGCCGTTGCCCCCGGGGTGCCCCGGCAGTTCGAGCAGGGGAGAGCGCTCCGGGTGGGCGATGACCGGGGTGAAGCCGGCGCGGACGACGTCGTACACCAGGCGGCGCACCATGTCGGCGGTGGAGTGGGGGAGAAGTTCCACCAGGATCTGGCGGCTGTCCCCCAGGGGGAGCGGGTCTTCCAGCGCGGCGTGGAGGTATTCGTCCAGGCAATATTCGCGGCCGCTCTGCAGGGTGATCGGGATGCCGCTCTTGTTCAGGCGCTCCTGCAGTCGTGCCATGCTCCAGCGCACTTCGTCGTTGCCTGCCTCGTGGATGCCGCGCATCAGGTGCGGGGTGCAGTAGACCTCCGTGAACCCCCCCGCGGCCAGGGCTTCCGCGATGGCCACCGACTGCTCGATGTCCGTCGGCCCGTCGTCGACCCCGGGCAGGATGTGGCTATGCCAGTCGATCATCATCTACCGCGTCGAAGGCGATCAGTCGCCTTCTTTGACCTTGTACAGTGACGGATGCGCCTCCGTATCCCGGCGGTGGGCGGCAAGATCAGTGGCCACGGCGTCGATCTTCTGATTCAGCACATCCACCTTGAAATCCACTAAATTGACTTTTTCACACAGTTCTTCCCGGCCATCCCTGATTCCCTTACGAAGGGCATCATGGCCTTCCAAAACCAGATCAAACTTTCCACGAATGTCTTCCAGCAGAATCTCCAGATGGTCTTTTTCCATGGTTTACCTCTTTAAAAATCTCTGTTTACTCTACAGGGACGTTCCTGAGAAGTCGCCGGAGACTATTCATTTTCACCTGCCGCTTCATGCTACCAAGGGGATTTTCTGGCTACGGCCACCCGATTCGACGATCAACGCGCCCTGGTCCCCGGTCAGTTGTTCATTTGCGTTCAGCAACTCGACACCATAGACGGTCCCGTCCGGGGCAATGTCTATGTTCATGTCGTCGCTGATCTTGATCGTCGTCACCTGGTCCGGCTTCTCATGGAATCGAATGTAGGCAACGTTATATTTCGGATCATAACTCAGCTTCATAGCACCCCCCACTCATCAAAAGAATTTTACAATTACCGTGATCACCAGCCAACCAACTTCTTCTTCAACTGCATACGCCTCAACCTGTTTTGTCGAGTATCGCCTATTATTCCACTCGCCGTCGAACGGAAAGTTGCAACGGAACCCTGTCCTGCCATGTTTTGCGGAGAAACGCTCCCCGCGCCCAATCGTTGCGATAATCTCTTCTTCCGTCGCCCCACGCTCCTGCAATCGAGCCTTGGCATGGGGATGCAGCCCGACTTTAGTTGTCATCGCCCGGCTTCTCTCAGGATGTCGCGACCAGTACCGCGAGGGTAGACGCGGCGCCGAACCGCTGAACCGGGACGTTCCCGAGAAGTCGCTGAAGACTATTCATTTTCATCTGCCTGTTCATCCGATTTGTTCGAGGAATTCCGAGGGGGAAACGATCGGGATCCCCCGGTACCGCTTCAAAGGCAACAGGTGCTTCTTGTCGCCGGTCACGATGACATCCGCTTTGCCGGCAACCCCGCACGCGAGGATCTTCGCATCCGCCGGGTCCGCCGGGAATTCGACCTCCGCGGGATCGAACGGAATCATCCGGCAAAGATCGCTCGCTTCGTCCAGGAAGGATCGGATGTCCGCCGGACTCCAGTGGAATTTTCTTCGCAGCACCGATGCGACTTCGTCGATGATCTCCGGCGATGACAGGACCTGGATGACACCCGTCCGCCCCAGTGTCAGGATCTCCTCGCAACCGCGCCCGACGAGAAGCGCGGAGATGTAGATGTTCGCGTCAAGGACGACCCTCATTTCCCGCGGAGTTCGTGGAGGATCCGGTCGACGTCGGATTCGGATTTCACCCCGTATTTCGCCGCGGTCCGCGCCCCCTTCTCCCGCAGTTCCGCCCAGCGCCGGGAGCGGATGTATTCCCGGGCGGCGACGCGGAGGAGCTCCGATCGGGTCATTTTCTCCTTCTCCGCAACCACGCCGATTTCCTCCCAGAGGGAGGGCGGAACGGAAATCGACAACACCTTGGTGGAACGCACGTTCAACCTCCACGGGTATTACTTCGTATTGTACCCCGAGCGGCTCACTTCGTCCAACCGCCCGGACGGGTGCGTGGTCAGTCGCCCGTGAGCGCCCACCGGGCCAGCGCGAGGAAGTCGTCGAGTCGCTCCGTGACGATG is a window encoding:
- a CDS encoding putative toxin-antitoxin system toxin component, PIN family, producing the protein MRVVLDANIYISALLVGRGCEEILTLGRTGVIQVLSSPEIIDEVASVLRRKFHWSPADIRSFLDEASDLCRMIPFDPAEVEFPADPADAKILACGVAGKADVIVTGDKKHLLPLKRYRGIPIVSPSEFLEQIG
- a CDS encoding addiction module antitoxin, with the translated sequence MQKKLTIAIAEDVYEGLHKVIGPRKISKFVEELVRPHVVKPLMEGEYARMAKDAKREAEALEWTEATFGDITHDSR